A genomic segment from Glycine soja cultivar W05 chromosome 18, ASM419377v2, whole genome shotgun sequence encodes:
- the LOC114394671 gene encoding myb-related protein 340-like, with protein sequence MVAMKGSLATQKEWRKGPWIGEEDKLLCEYVSLHGEGRWSSVAKLTGLNRSGKSCRLRWVNYLRPGLKKAQLTPREEEMIIELHAILGNKWSTIAKYLPGRTDNEIKNYWRTHSGKRERSKHNKKLQRPKVKNVLKQLKQKQQHEQQPQEYDIKSSMSHEETENETKSFHTQNNNQQEILEMGFMYPTTIEHQYTVPSMHDGFSSTWQDTLADDGSWFSLWDFDEPQGFSDYVDQFGKCAMPNQTSFGAGGDYSMQNHVKTSCFVDTYDSLFYGKDMFV encoded by the exons ATGGTAGCTATGAAGGGTTCACTTGCAACGCAGAAAGAGTGGAGGAAAGGCCCTTGGATTGGTGAAGAGGATAAGTTGCTATGTGAGTATGTTAGCTTGCATGGAGAAGGTAGGTGGAGTTCGGTGGCAAAGCTTACAG GATTAAACAGGAGCGGCAAAAGCTGCAGGTTAAGATGGGTAAATTATTTGAGACCCGGCCTCAAGAAAGCTCAATTAACACCTCGGGAAGAAGAGATGATTATTGAACTGCATGCAATCTTGGGTAacaa GTGGTCTACAATCGCAAAGTACTTGCCAGGTAGAACTGATAACGAAATTAAGAACTACTGGAGAACCCACTCTGGGAAGAGGGagagatccaaacacaacaagaAGCTACAAAGGCCAAAAGTGAAAAACGTGCTTAAacaattgaaacaaaaacaacaacatgAGCAACAACCTCAAGAATATGATATCAAAAGCAGCATGTCTCATGAAGAGACCGAAAACGAAACAAAATCCTTCCACACACAAAATAATAATCAGCAAGAAATCTTAGAAATGGGCTTCATGTATCCAACAACAATAGAGCACCAATATACCGTTCCTTCCATGCATGACGGATTCTCGTCCACGTGGCAAGACACTCTAGCGGATGATGGCTCATGGTTTAGTTTATGGGACTTTGATGAACCACAAGGTTTTTCTGATTATGTTGACCAGTTTGGCAAATGTGCCATGCCAAATCAAACTTCCTTTGGAGCTGGAGGGGATTATTCC